One genomic segment of Hordeum vulgare subsp. vulgare chromosome 2H, MorexV3_pseudomolecules_assembly, whole genome shotgun sequence includes these proteins:
- the LOC123428464 gene encoding lysine histidine transporter-like 2 isoform X1, whose product MGTRVAAMGTRPAENHPHLPPKQDWRTVEERKIDDWLPVTASRNGKWWYSAFHNVTAMVGAGVLTLPYAMSELGWGPGVAVMTLSWIMTLYTLWQMVEMHEMVPGKRFDRYHELGQYAFGETLGLWIVVPQQLVVEVSLDIVYMITGGKSLKKFHDLVCDDRCKDIKLSYFIMIFASAQFVISQLPNFDSIATISLAAALMSICYSTIAWGASVGKGKAEDVDYSIRASTTSGMVFDFLGGLGQMAFSFSGHNVVLEIQASIPSTAETPSKKPMWKGVVVAYTIVLLCYFPVAFVCYWAFGNSVDDNILITLNTPKWLIAAANMMVVVHVIGSYQVYAMPVFDMMEMVLVRKMRFSPGWKLRLVSRSLFVAFTMFIGITFPFFGGLIGFFGGLSFAPTTYFLPCIIWLTVYKPRVFSLSWCANWFCIVGGVLLMVLGPIGGLRQIIMEAKTYQFYS is encoded by the exons ATGGGGACACGGGTAGCGGCCATGGGAACACGGCCCGCGGAGAACCACCCCCACCTTCCACCCAAG CAGGATTGGAGGACTGTGGAGGAGAGGAAGATCGACGACTGGCTCCCTGTCACGGCGTCGAGGAACGGAAAGTGGTGGTACTCGGCCTTCCACAATGTCACCGCTATGGTCGGCGCCGGCGTGCTCACCCTACCCTACGCCATGTCCGAGCTCGGCTG GGGACCTGGCGTCGCTGTGATGACACTGTCGTGGATCATGACGCTGTACACGCTGTGGCAGATGGTGGAGATGCACGAGATGGTGCCCGGGAAGCGGTTCGACAGGTACCACGAGCTGGGACAGTACGCTTTCGGCGAGACGCTCGGGCTGTGGATCGTCGTGCCGCAGCAGCTCGTCGTCGAGGTCAGCTTGGACATCGTGTACATGATCACCGGCGGCAAGTCGCTCAAGAAGTTCCACGACCTCGTCTGCGACGACAGGTGCAAGGACATAAAGCTCTCCTACTTCATCATGATCTTTGCTTCCGCCCAGTTCGTCATCTCCCAGCTCCCCAACTTCGACTCCATCGCCACCatctccctcgccgccgccctcaTGTCGATCTG CTACTCGACGATTGCATGGGGCGCCTCGGTGGGGAAGGGGAAGGCGGAGGACGTGGACTACAGCATACGGGCATCCACTACCTCGGGGATGGTGTTCGACTTCCTGGGAGGCCTGGGACaaatggccttctccttctcaggTCATAACGTCGTGCTGGAGATCCAGGCCTCCATCCCGTCGACGGCGGAGACGCCGTCCAAGAAGCCCATGTGGAAGGGTGTGGTCGTTGCCTACACCatcgtcttgctctgctacttccCGGTCGCTTTCGTCTGCTACTGGGCCTTCGGCAACAGCGTCGATGACAACATCCTCATCACCCTCAACACTCCCAAGTGGCTCATCGCCGCCGCCAACATGATGGTCGTCGTCCATGTCATCGGTAGCTACCAG GTTTATGCGATGCCGGTGTTCGACATGATGGAGATGGTTCTGGTGAGGAAGATGCGTTTCTCTCCCGGTTGGAAGCTCCGTTTGGTTTCCCGGAGCCTCTTTGTTG CGTTCACAATGTTCATAGGCATCACCTTCCCCTTCTTCGGTGGGCTGATCGGATTCTTCGGCGGGCTCTCCTTTGCACCGACAACTTATTTC CTTCCCTGCATCATCTGGCTCACTGTCTACAAACCCAGGGTATTCAGCCTCTCATGGTGCGCCAACTGG TTCTGCATCGTTGGTGGGGTACTGCTGATGGTGCTTGGGCCCATTGGAGGGCTAAGGCAGATCATCATGGAAGCCAAGACATACCAATTCTACTCGTAG
- the LOC123428464 gene encoding lysine histidine transporter-like 2 isoform X2, which yields MGTRVAAMGTRPAENHPHLPPKDWRTVEERKIDDWLPVTASRNGKWWYSAFHNVTAMVGAGVLTLPYAMSELGWGPGVAVMTLSWIMTLYTLWQMVEMHEMVPGKRFDRYHELGQYAFGETLGLWIVVPQQLVVEVSLDIVYMITGGKSLKKFHDLVCDDRCKDIKLSYFIMIFASAQFVISQLPNFDSIATISLAAALMSICYSTIAWGASVGKGKAEDVDYSIRASTTSGMVFDFLGGLGQMAFSFSGHNVVLEIQASIPSTAETPSKKPMWKGVVVAYTIVLLCYFPVAFVCYWAFGNSVDDNILITLNTPKWLIAAANMMVVVHVIGSYQVYAMPVFDMMEMVLVRKMRFSPGWKLRLVSRSLFVAFTMFIGITFPFFGGLIGFFGGLSFAPTTYFLPCIIWLTVYKPRVFSLSWCANWFCIVGGVLLMVLGPIGGLRQIIMEAKTYQFYS from the exons ATGGGGACACGGGTAGCGGCCATGGGAACACGGCCCGCGGAGAACCACCCCCACCTTCCACCCAAG GATTGGAGGACTGTGGAGGAGAGGAAGATCGACGACTGGCTCCCTGTCACGGCGTCGAGGAACGGAAAGTGGTGGTACTCGGCCTTCCACAATGTCACCGCTATGGTCGGCGCCGGCGTGCTCACCCTACCCTACGCCATGTCCGAGCTCGGCTG GGGACCTGGCGTCGCTGTGATGACACTGTCGTGGATCATGACGCTGTACACGCTGTGGCAGATGGTGGAGATGCACGAGATGGTGCCCGGGAAGCGGTTCGACAGGTACCACGAGCTGGGACAGTACGCTTTCGGCGAGACGCTCGGGCTGTGGATCGTCGTGCCGCAGCAGCTCGTCGTCGAGGTCAGCTTGGACATCGTGTACATGATCACCGGCGGCAAGTCGCTCAAGAAGTTCCACGACCTCGTCTGCGACGACAGGTGCAAGGACATAAAGCTCTCCTACTTCATCATGATCTTTGCTTCCGCCCAGTTCGTCATCTCCCAGCTCCCCAACTTCGACTCCATCGCCACCatctccctcgccgccgccctcaTGTCGATCTG CTACTCGACGATTGCATGGGGCGCCTCGGTGGGGAAGGGGAAGGCGGAGGACGTGGACTACAGCATACGGGCATCCACTACCTCGGGGATGGTGTTCGACTTCCTGGGAGGCCTGGGACaaatggccttctccttctcaggTCATAACGTCGTGCTGGAGATCCAGGCCTCCATCCCGTCGACGGCGGAGACGCCGTCCAAGAAGCCCATGTGGAAGGGTGTGGTCGTTGCCTACACCatcgtcttgctctgctacttccCGGTCGCTTTCGTCTGCTACTGGGCCTTCGGCAACAGCGTCGATGACAACATCCTCATCACCCTCAACACTCCCAAGTGGCTCATCGCCGCCGCCAACATGATGGTCGTCGTCCATGTCATCGGTAGCTACCAG GTTTATGCGATGCCGGTGTTCGACATGATGGAGATGGTTCTGGTGAGGAAGATGCGTTTCTCTCCCGGTTGGAAGCTCCGTTTGGTTTCCCGGAGCCTCTTTGTTG CGTTCACAATGTTCATAGGCATCACCTTCCCCTTCTTCGGTGGGCTGATCGGATTCTTCGGCGGGCTCTCCTTTGCACCGACAACTTATTTC CTTCCCTGCATCATCTGGCTCACTGTCTACAAACCCAGGGTATTCAGCCTCTCATGGTGCGCCAACTGG TTCTGCATCGTTGGTGGGGTACTGCTGATGGTGCTTGGGCCCATTGGAGGGCTAAGGCAGATCATCATGGAAGCCAAGACATACCAATTCTACTCGTAG